In Penaeus vannamei isolate JL-2024 unplaced genomic scaffold, ASM4276789v1 unanchor4719, whole genome shotgun sequence, the genomic stretch TAACTAATGTTACAACTAAGTTCATACTTTTTTCATCATAGTAGACTCTATATTCAGTGCTAAGAGTTCAGAATTTCATGCATCTAGTGAAGAAATAGATTTACATTAAATGTATACTTTCTTTTGTGTAATACTATTAAGAAATATTTAAATAATCATcctatttattactattgctttacTTTTCCAAACAGGAAGTGCAGCTTCATTTCACAACTCGAAATAGAATTCAttagttaataataaaaattttctaGAGAAACTCCATAGTCTCACTACTCTCACCTGTAAGTCATAGCTTCAATAAGTACAGGACGGTTCTCTGTCACGGCCAGGTGTCTTGCTGCTTTGGTGGCATTATACACAGCAAAGACATCATTTCCATCAACACGGATAGTTGCCATGCCGTATGCAGGTCCTCGTGCTGCAACCCCGTCTCCACGATACTGTTCACTTGTAGGTGTTGATATGGCATAGCCGTTGTTACGACTAGGGGGTTGAAATAAAGGGAGATATTCATAATGAATTGGTTTGATTTAAAATCTGTACATTGAAATTCAACTTTCTAATGGCGAGACTGATCTGAATTTGATTTCTACAAGCATAAAGAACActaagtatatcatatatatatatatcaaaaaaagagATACAAGTTTTGCAAGCCGCaacattttctttgtgtgtgtgtgtgtgtgtgtgtgtgtgttatatatatacatatatatatatatatatatatatatatatatatatatatatatatatacacacatatatacataaatatacatatatacagatatttatccataatttctttttttttctttttacaaaaaaataacaagagttGTCTTACCAGAAGAATATGATTGGGCAATCTAAAGTCGCAGAAAAATTGAAGGCTGCATGTGCATCCCCTTCACTGGAAGTCCCTTCACCAAAATAGCAGATAACGCACAACCCATTCTGGGCTCTTTTGAATGCATAAGCAGTTCCAACAGCTGGAAATGTAAACACATAGCATCATGGACATAAGACCTCTTGTCTATAAATTACTatgcttaaaagaaaagaaagaaagaaagaaagaaagatagagagagagaaaaaatctatcatattttcatacattcatataatgcAAGCAAAAACTGACCAAACAATAGaaatcattcttatatatattatctttaatattcatgaaaatattaatacatacacacacacacacacacacatacacacacacacacacacacacacacacacacacacacacacacacacacacacacacgcacgcacgcacgcacgcacgcacgcacgcacgcacgcacgcacgcacgcacgcacgcacgcacgcacgcacgcacgcacgcacgcacgcacgcacgcacgcacgcgcacgcacatgcactacacacacacacacacacacacacacacacacactcacactcacactcacacacacacacacacacacacacacacacacacacacacacacacacacacacatattcacaatcaatcaatctctctttttctctctcaccttgaGGCATCTGTGTTGCCAGTGGTGATGAGATGGTAACAAATTTATGTTCTGTTGAACCATAATGGACGGGCATTTGGCGACCCTTTCCCATATCGCCTTCATTGCCGTAACACTGGTTCATGAAGCGGTCCAGTGGAAAACCTCGCCACATGAGCACACCTGAGAATACATCACACTTATGGAGTTTTCTAAAAGAAATATTTACCTACAGTCTTTTACAGTGTTGTTAATTTACTTAATCTccatgtaaaatattttttttctttttattatcaataataataataataataataataataataataataataataataataataaaataataaagatattattattaataaaaaaaatagcaaaaacaataataataacaatagcaataccaataataataatatatataacaataataacaaggattatagtagtgataataacaatgagcatAATAAacgtactactactaataaaaataatataataataatgtatacgATACATTTATCAATTTCAAGTTAACTTCCTCTCAATTGTGACAACTACAAAACACGGcaggaatgggaatgaatatcttcacaatgcaagagatgtatttaaccattTTCAACTACATTTTCTGCAAAAACATATTtctgaagatataatcaaaacaggTCAACTACATCTTTTGCACAGTGAATATATTCAATGTTAATCTCTGAATTTGTGTTCCAGTACTTGGAATTAATCATATAACAATTCATCTTACAAAAAGTAGAGCAGTTTAATGCCCTTAGTTCATTACAAATGTCCTTTTTCCTTTGCTAATATTTGTTCATTCTGTTCCAAAGCTTGTCAGTGAGTTTAATGAAAAAAACATCCCACTGTAATAACCATTTTAAATTTCATCCTTTATCACTGAAAAGATTCATAAAATACTATATACTGGAATACTTAAAATAAATAACCTAAAATACAATGTTAAAAATCATTTCCACTCTTTTAAGTTTACAATTTAGAGTTTCAAGATCTTATTGAGCTTAAAAGTCTACATCATAATAGACCTTACCAGCTTCACGATACTGGCCATAAACCAAGTCGTTATCATCTAGAGCAGCTGCTGAGCCAATGTGGGTCCCCTCTTCACCATAGTTAGTCATGTAGAAAGATATGCGGCCCTGACGCTGGGATTCATACATGATACGATCCATGGTATTCAACATAGTCATGCGCTTGTACATTTTCACAAGGGTGTCTTTTTCAAGCTGTAGGGAGTATTTCAATaggatatcattataaaaaaaaattatatataaatggacagcatatataacacaaatcgtataaaaaaacaaacaaaaaaacatgcctACTGTGATCTTAGTTTATCAaatgtctttatatatagatgGCTCTAGAAGTGCTTAgttacaaaggagtcaattattagTCAAACCTAACTCACCTAATTACCCCTTCCTTTGATTTTCAGGgaggttctttttttattttacactgctattaatattgttaataacatatcataacaatcatgatatcaataataatgacaacaatgatgttaAAAGCGTTAGAATAAAACTATGAAATCTCAAGGAAAGGggaatcaggtgaggtcacataGGTTTACCTTGCCTAATAGGCTACTTGAGTCTGCACACCTGTAAGGCCATTTACGTGCCTTAACCAACATTGTTAGCCTTTTAATTTTCAACCACACAAACTACAAACCTTTGGGTCATAGGCAGGGTCTATAACTTCTCCTTTCCGGTTCATAACACGATAGACAGGAATTCCATCGTAAAGATCTGGCTGAACGAACTCTAGCTTTTCTGTCCATTTTGATCTAGATCCTGGAAAATTTGGCTGCTCCTCGCCAAGGGCTGAGGATAAGGTCTGCATAGGAAACCAAACAAAATATGTAGATATCAGTATTCACATATTGACAACCATAAAAATTGTACAGTATACTGTATGGTCCCATAATATCAAGATACTTACAGATCTACCACAAAAATAGTATATCATATATGGTGCCCCTTTCTGTCAATTGTCAATAAACcacttcttcttttattatgctCATGTAGCCTACAGTACACAGTGACTTGCATAAAAGGCAATAATGGTGTGCAAAGATGAAATGCATCTTTATGTGTAAAGAACATTCTatttcaaagaagaagaagaagaagatgaagaaaaagataactGGGGAGGAATTAACTGCACACAGACTAAGTCCTGTAATAATACAGTTTGTGTTTTTCATGGCATGTTTAAcgagtctttaaaaaaaaatatatgttcccAGAGCATTTCCAGGTAATTAATGTTTGTTTGCCACTACACCAGATTATCATGTCAGTCTGCAATGAGACACTTGTACCTACATATATTTTACTGTCACTGAAGGTTTTAGCAATCCTCAACATGTTCTCCttcaaaaaaaggtaaaatggtaaataaattttttttttgctctttctttcttagaaCATATTACATGTGAACAGCAATGGCGTCAAAACCTGGACTGATATCAGCTGTGAGGATAGAGAGGAACTTTTCAGTATTAATCATGCTCATGCACTAGCTGAAGCTAATTTTAACCAAAAATAAGTACATGCATTTTCATCTGTCTTTGATCAATTCCATAAGCTAAAACATttctgaatatttatatttataaaaaatatgccATCTGCAAAGGGTTAAAGAATCTCTTTAACCTAACTATTAACCATAAGTGGGGTCACATTGACAAGCATTCACCCtccttctcgctcactctctctttacacacacacacacacacacacacacacacacacacacacacacacacacacacgcgcacgcacgcgcgcgcgcacgcacgcgcacgcacgcacgcgcacgcacgcacgcacacacgcacacacgcacacacgcacacacgcacacacacacacacacacacacacacacacacacacacacacacacacacactcactcactcactcactcactcactcactcactcactcactcactcactcactcactcactctctcacacagatATTATGACTATCAATTCAAATTTTGCATTCCCTTATCCATCCAAATACCTGATAGGAGATGATATTAAAAACTCTTCACATCTACAGTTTCCTTTTTTCAAATATCAAATTCTTGCTTCATCTTTTTAGATACAGAAAAATATTCGTATATTTCAAAACTGTTTTATGAAGTGAGTTAGTAAATATATCTCAGCCATGCATGCTTTTCCATAATTTGTATAACTCTGAGGTTCTTCTGACCCCCTAAACTGAGGGGTGCTAAATCCTAAACTAGCCTTGAACTACTTATACTAATCCTCATAATATCTTGCTACAATGTTCATGAAGGGAGTGACAAGACTTCGAAACACTTGACCAAACAATTtccaacagaaataaaaagaaactgtGTTTACTTTGGCTACATATAGCATTCCTAAATAAAATAAACTATCTGCTTTGTCAACAACTTAGGTCATGAGTGGGCTCCTAAATACTACTTCTGGAGCCCTTTTGCTCTGATAAACATAGGTGTAAAAACTAGAAGGGTCCATGGATGTTGTAGGCACGAGCCTCAACCTGCACAACTTGACTCTGCCTACTTCCCAAATTGGGTCATCCCTTGGCCTACAACATATCCTCTTTTATCAACGGCAGTTGCGTCTCACAACTCACTGACTGGTTGACACTGGACAACTTCACAGCATTCTTATTGGACCACTCAAGCAAGCTCCTCTCATTCCCAAATCCTGGCACATTCACAGCCTACTTGAGGTCCAGTGATTTCAATCGTCATAAGTCCAGAAGCACATCACCCGAGCAGCAGCAACACAAGGACAGCCATGTTCTAATGCTGACTGGGGAGCCACCCCAGCTCACCTATAGATCTCTACTTCACCAACAGCACTCAGTTACTGCATAAAAAGAGAAACCACCAGACAAGTAGTAGATACATCCCATCTAGTACAGGTGTGACAATCTCTCTAACCATTTGCATTTCTGAAGAATTCCCATTGGTTAATTTATaaaaattagttaaaaaatcttTGGCACTCTCTAAAACAAAAATACTTGATTAATTGCACCTGGGTGTAAAGAATTCCTTTATGCCCAAGGTGCCAGATGAAGCCTGAGGATCAAGATTGTCTTAACATCCTGTGTGGCCATGACTATGTTCTTCAAGATGCCCTAAACAGTCCAGTAAGTCACTTGTAATGCATCTTCATACTGAGATACAGCATTCTGTATGGCAGGCAAAGACTGAAATCAGTAAATTAGGCTAGGACTGTGTGATTTTTCCAATGGCCACTTGCAAGTGTAGAAACCCAAACTCTGGCAAATGCATTTGTTTAAACCTACATATACAATAGGTGTAGTCTTTGCATTTGTTGTTAACTTCCAAAAAAAATTcaaatacattatttttttgtataccaAAGCAACTAATTCCTGTATCAAACATTGCCATGATGAAATTCTGAGGTAAACTAACTACTTCTTGTCTTGTTGCCTGACTAATGATTGAGCATTTTTTCATAAACTTATAAGTATATGatatcatattttcataaatagcaGTATCCTTTATCAAAATTATATGGTAATTTACAACAAAGAAAATACTTGAACGTGCTAGTTGGTAATTTTTCAGAATATCTTTGTATAACTGATTGTGGTGATTTTCATATAAAacaattcctctcactctctgttatccaaatatatcaaaattataacATGGAAATCCCCCCATTACTGACAATCTtagccccaatagcaggggagtgCATAATAGGTACCAGATTAGTTTAGTATCAGTGGATTCCTTTCACTCTctagtatttaaatatataaaaattattgcaCAGATACCCCAAACCCCCATATTCTTGGCCAagatagtaggggagggcatgaagggtACCAGGGTAATTGAGGGGTAAAATaggaataatatacacagaatcagttacCTTATTGTATGATGCAGGGGGTTGTACCCCCTGTGATCCCCAATTACTACATCCCAACCCCTGCCCAGGAAAACAAGAGTATTAGACTGATTTGACATTGTGTGCTCTTACATGTTGGTCATACGATTTCTCCTGctgtgaatacatggaggattctttgttttcctgggtagGGGTTATGTGGCAGCAGCTATCCATATGGGGGTCGCAGGGGGGATAGCCCTAGCATTCGAcagtatagtgactgattctgtgaatATCGTTCATATTTTAACGCAGGTTAAAATGTGAATCACATACACAGAATCATTAGATTGTTGCTATTTGGGGATTTCCACaccctgatttatatatatttggagaGGAATTCATTAATACCAAAATCATTTTGATCCATTATGCAGAACTGTTGTATAAAGATACCTACCCTGCATTTTTCTTGATACCTTTGATCACTGATGCCTTTCTCTGCTATTGGAGCCaagaatgtatgttttttttttttttttttttttggggggggggaaggttctgTGACATAATTCCTACATATGTGTaatagagggtgagaggaatccactGATACAAAAATCGTAACCATCAGTGATAGAAAGATATTGTGAAATATTACCTGTTAGCCTTATGATTAGTCCTAAGTGCCTGACTAGGCACCAGGAAGAAATAATGGTACAAGTTACTGAGAGCGACGTGTGGAGATTGAGGGAAATGGATAACAACATCTTATAGtgcataagaaataaaagaagaaacaacatAATTTAAGCTgcgtatttatcatatttattggcAAATGAGATGACGTAAATGTCATCTTCATATCACCACTTGATGACTAAGTCCACACACAGCCAGAATTCTTAATGTCTGTTTTCTATAGCATGGCACAACATATTTATAAATGGGGGTTGGGGCACAGGGGGCTACCCcctgtctagggaataaataTAAGTTTGGAAATGTGAGGTTAGATGTTTGggtggtattattggaaaaaggggTCACCATTGAATCGACCAAAACTAACCTTATAGCcatgaagatatttaattaataatcACTTTTCATTAGATGAAgttatataattttcaatataaataaagaaaataataaaacgaggagggaatactgaccaaattctccactgct encodes the following:
- the BckdhA gene encoding 2-oxoisovalerate dehydrogenase subunit alpha, mitochondrial (The sequence of the model RefSeq protein was modified relative to this genomic sequence to represent the inferred CDS: added 174 bases not found in genome assembly), with protein sequence MAGRLSWSAISVARRSFGLQLRGSQAQLINSRTLSSALGEEQPNFPGSRSKWTEKLEFVQPDLYDGIPVYRVMNRKGEVIDPAYDPKLEKDTLVKMYKRMTMLNTMDRIMYESQRQGRISFYMTNYGEEGTHIGSAAALDDNDLVYGQYREAGVLMWRGFPLDRFMNQCYGNEGDMGKGRQMPVHYGSTEHKFVTISSPLATQMPQAVGTAYAFKRAQNGLCVICYFGEGTSSEGDAHAAFNFSATLDCPIIFFCRNNGYAISTPTSEQYRGDGVAARGPAYGMATIRVDGNDVFAVYNATKAARHLAVTENRPVLIEAMTYRIGHHSTSDDSSAYRSVDEVRHWDSTQHPIARLRAHLVQQGYWDEAQEKQWKDDCKRQVMQAFARAERRQKPGWKALFTDVYDDMPEHLQEQYEYMKSHVEEYEDHYPTKHFAKD